A genomic region of Mycobacterium sp. Aquia_213 contains the following coding sequences:
- a CDS encoding FAD-dependent monooxygenase translates to MIDVVIAGGGPNGLMLASELALNGIRPVVLDALPGPNPMRRANGVIGQGVRILDHRGLYGTLAGTAEPPRLNPRAMFAAFPLDLTSIADSQVFLLPVQQPKLVQVLAERAVAHDVDLRWGHALTGFDQDGAGVTVDVDGPGGAYRLRAKYLIGADGGTSMTRKLAGIDFPGMSSHDVVARMGFDIVPPDEWIDPVSGVLDVPGYGRIPPLGFHRVERGVLALGALGRRAAVICFELDPTARAEPAEDNFDGQPMSLEELEASVKRVLGADLPLRPVSPEADLDLRRFAGINSRIASRYQVGRVILVGDAAHVHSPMGGPGLNLGLQDAVNLGWKLATVLHGRVDPALLDTYEAERRPAAERVIMHSRAQLALVRPGPEVTALRQLFSELLTDSDIARRLSDLISGAENRYSTDPDAHPLTGHWVPDFGVTDGGQTRRIAELARTGRPVLVDLTDSGCVAAAVADAADQLTVALGHSDRELPATALLVRPDGYVAWASSAASPDVVELRRALTRWFGLGGTTWR, encoded by the coding sequence GTGATTGACGTCGTCATCGCCGGTGGCGGTCCGAACGGGCTGATGCTGGCCAGCGAATTGGCATTGAACGGAATCCGGCCGGTGGTGCTGGACGCGCTGCCCGGCCCTAATCCCATGCGGCGAGCCAACGGCGTTATCGGCCAAGGGGTTCGGATCCTGGACCATCGCGGTCTCTACGGCACCCTGGCCGGAACCGCGGAGCCGCCCCGGCTCAACCCTCGCGCCATGTTTGCGGCCTTCCCGTTGGATCTCACGTCGATCGCCGACTCGCAGGTCTTCCTGCTGCCCGTCCAGCAACCCAAGCTGGTACAGGTGCTTGCCGAGCGCGCCGTTGCACACGACGTCGACCTTCGATGGGGCCACGCGCTCACCGGCTTCGACCAGGACGGCGCCGGTGTGACGGTGGATGTCGACGGGCCCGGCGGCGCCTATCGGCTGCGGGCCAAGTACCTGATCGGCGCCGACGGCGGCACCAGCATGACGCGCAAGTTGGCCGGTATCGATTTCCCCGGGATGTCGTCGCACGACGTGGTCGCCCGGATGGGATTCGACATCGTGCCGCCAGACGAATGGATCGATCCGGTCAGCGGCGTGTTGGACGTGCCCGGGTACGGACGGATCCCACCGCTGGGGTTCCATCGGGTCGAGCGCGGCGTCTTGGCCCTCGGCGCGCTCGGGCGCCGGGCGGCCGTGATCTGTTTCGAATTGGACCCAACCGCCCGCGCGGAGCCCGCCGAGGACAATTTCGACGGGCAGCCGATGAGCCTGGAAGAACTGGAAGCCAGCGTCAAACGGGTGCTGGGCGCGGACCTGCCGCTGCGGCCGGTGTCGCCCGAGGCTGACCTCGACCTGCGGCGGTTCGCCGGCATCAACTCACGGATCGCGTCGCGGTATCAGGTGGGACGGGTGATCCTGGTGGGCGACGCCGCGCATGTCCACTCCCCGATGGGTGGACCGGGACTCAACCTGGGCCTGCAGGACGCGGTGAACCTCGGCTGGAAACTCGCGACGGTGCTGCACGGGCGCGTCGACCCCGCGTTGCTGGACACCTACGAAGCAGAGCGCCGGCCCGCTGCCGAGCGGGTCATCATGCACAGCCGGGCGCAGCTGGCACTCGTGCGGCCCGGGCCCGAGGTCACCGCATTGCGGCAGCTGTTCTCCGAGCTGCTCACCGATTCCGATATCGCCCGTCGCCTCAGCGACCTGATATCCGGGGCCGAAAACCGTTACAGCACAGACCCCGACGCGCATCCGCTCACCGGGCACTGGGTGCCCGACTTCGGCGTGACGGACGGCGGCCAGACCAGGCGTATTGCGGAGCTGGCCCGCACTGGACGGCCGGTACTTGTCGATCTCACCGACTCCGGCTGCGTGGCTGCCGCGGTTGCCGATGCCGCAGACCAGCTCACCGTCGCGCTCGGACATTCGGATCGCGAACTGCCAGCCACCGCGCTGCTGGTGCGCCCCGACGGCTATGTGGCGTGGGCATCCTCGGCGGCGTCGCCCGATGTGGTGGAACTGCGCCGGGCGCTCACGCGCTGGTTCGGACTGGGTGGGACTACTTGGCGTTGA
- a CDS encoding LLM class flavin-dependent oxidoreductase, translated as MAKLRFGYFIAPFHRAGTNPTLALQRDLEFVQHLDALGFDEAWIGEHHSAGSEIIASPEIFIAAAAERTKWIKLCTGVISLSYHNPLWVADRLMMLDHLTHGRVIGGVGPGSLPSDSSMIGLTPTDTRELLDTNLDIVVRLLRGETVSAKTPTHELHNAKLQLAPYSDGGVPLAVAAVASPTGARLAGRHGIGLLSIGATLTIEGFNALQYHWDIVEERAAVFGTTVDRRNWSLVGPFHIAETDKQAREDVKFGLEPWFRYFQKVAAFPQMTMPGEQIDEMIDVINENGAGVIGTPERARAQVQRMWDQSGGFGCMLQMGHEWADPAATKRSAELFAAEVMPHFQGQAQPTLDAAARASEAREGLAESQNQAVEHMTKKYQDELNAK; from the coding sequence ATGGCGAAGCTCAGGTTCGGATATTTCATCGCGCCGTTTCACCGCGCGGGCACCAACCCGACGCTTGCGCTGCAGCGCGACCTCGAGTTCGTCCAACACCTCGATGCCCTGGGCTTCGACGAAGCGTGGATCGGCGAGCATCACTCGGCCGGCAGCGAAATCATCGCTTCGCCGGAAATCTTCATCGCGGCGGCCGCCGAGCGGACCAAGTGGATCAAGCTGTGCACCGGCGTCATTTCGCTCTCGTACCACAACCCGCTCTGGGTCGCCGACCGGTTGATGATGCTGGACCACCTCACTCACGGCCGCGTGATCGGCGGTGTGGGACCCGGCTCGCTGCCCAGCGACTCGTCGATGATCGGGCTGACACCCACCGACACCCGCGAGTTACTAGATACCAACCTCGACATCGTGGTCCGGCTGCTGCGGGGCGAGACGGTGAGCGCCAAGACGCCGACGCACGAACTGCACAACGCCAAGTTGCAGCTCGCCCCGTATTCCGACGGCGGGGTCCCTCTCGCGGTGGCAGCGGTCGCCTCGCCGACGGGTGCGCGACTCGCCGGCAGGCACGGCATCGGCCTGCTCTCCATCGGCGCGACGCTGACCATCGAGGGCTTCAACGCACTGCAATATCACTGGGACATCGTCGAAGAACGCGCCGCGGTGTTCGGCACCACGGTCGATCGCCGGAACTGGAGCCTGGTCGGGCCGTTCCATATCGCCGAAACCGACAAGCAGGCGCGCGAGGACGTGAAGTTCGGCCTGGAGCCCTGGTTCCGGTACTTCCAGAAGGTGGCCGCCTTCCCGCAGATGACCATGCCGGGCGAACAGATCGACGAGATGATCGACGTCATCAACGAGAACGGCGCGGGCGTGATCGGCACCCCGGAGCGGGCGCGGGCGCAGGTCCAGCGGATGTGGGATCAGTCCGGCGGCTTCGGCTGCATGCTGCAAATGGGCCACGAGTGGGCCGACCCGGCGGCTACCAAACGGTCGGCCGAATTGTTCGCCGCCGAAGTGATGCCGCACTTCCAGGGCCAGGCGCAGCCGACACTCGATGCCGCCGCGCGCGCCAGCGAGGCCCGCGAAGGGCTCGCTGAGTCACAGAATCAGGCCGTCGAGCACATGACCAAGAAGTACCAGGACGAGCTCAACGCCAAGTAG
- the aceA gene encoding isocitrate lyase ICL2, which translates to MAIIDADTEVPAPFDEDVAATQRYFDDPRFTGKIRLYTARQVVEQRGTIPTDYTVAREAATAFYPRLRELFAAKKSITTFGPYSPGQAVSMKRMGIEGIYLGGWATSAKGSTTEDPGPDLASYPLSQVPEDAAVLVRALLTADRNQQFQRRQMSEQQRATAKEYDFRPFIIADADTGHGGDPHVRNLVRRFVEVGVPGYHIEDQRPGTKKCGHQGGKVLVPSDEQIKRLNAARFQLDVMRVPGIIVARTDAEAANLIDSNSDERDQAFLLGATNLDIPSYKGCFLALMRRFYELGVKELNGHLLYALADGEYGIANAWLERQGIFALVSEGVTQWRENGQGSIDDLFDQVESRFVAAWEDDAGLMTYSDAVAEVLAFGESEGEPASMSPDEWRRFAARTSHYAAREKARELGADAQWSPELARTPEGYYQVRGGIPYAIAKSLAAAPFADILWMETKTADLADAKQFADAIHAEFPDQMLAYNLSPSFNWDTTGMTDEEMKQFPVELGKMGFVFNFITYGGHQIDGVAAEEFATNLRQDGMLALARLQRKMRLVESPYRTPQTLVGGPRSDAALAASSGRTATTKAMGKGSTQHQHLVQTEVPKKLLEEWLALWSEHYQLDEKLRVTLRPRRAGSDVLELGILGNDDEQLANVIVDPIKDRHGRSILQVRDQNTFAEKLRQKRLMTLIHLWLVNRFKADAVYYVTPTEDNLYQTEKMKSHGIFSEVYPEVGEIIVAEVNKPRIAELLKPDRVALRKLITKDD; encoded by the coding sequence ATGGCCATCATCGACGCGGACACTGAGGTCCCCGCACCGTTCGACGAAGACGTCGCCGCCACGCAGCGATACTTCGACGACCCACGCTTCACCGGGAAGATTCGCCTCTATACGGCCCGCCAGGTAGTAGAGCAACGCGGCACGATACCGACCGACTACACCGTGGCCCGCGAGGCGGCGACGGCCTTTTATCCCCGCCTGCGCGAGCTTTTCGCGGCGAAGAAGAGCATCACGACCTTCGGTCCGTACTCACCGGGGCAGGCGGTGAGTATGAAGCGAATGGGCATCGAGGGCATCTACCTCGGCGGCTGGGCTACCTCCGCCAAGGGGTCCACCACCGAAGACCCGGGGCCGGACCTGGCGAGCTACCCGCTGAGCCAGGTGCCCGAAGATGCCGCGGTGCTGGTGCGCGCGCTGCTGACCGCGGACCGCAACCAGCAGTTCCAGCGGCGCCAGATGAGCGAGCAGCAACGCGCGACGGCCAAGGAGTACGACTTCCGCCCGTTCATCATCGCCGATGCCGATACCGGCCACGGCGGGGATCCGCACGTGCGCAACCTGGTCCGCCGGTTCGTGGAGGTCGGCGTTCCCGGCTACCACATCGAAGACCAGCGTCCGGGTACCAAGAAGTGCGGTCATCAGGGCGGCAAGGTTCTGGTGCCATCCGACGAACAGATCAAGCGCCTCAACGCCGCCCGATTCCAGCTCGACGTGATGCGGGTGCCGGGCATCATCGTCGCGCGCACCGACGCCGAGGCGGCCAACCTGATCGACAGCAACTCCGATGAACGCGACCAGGCGTTCCTGCTCGGGGCCACCAACTTGGACATCCCGTCGTACAAGGGCTGTTTCCTCGCGCTGATGCGCCGTTTCTACGAGCTGGGTGTCAAGGAGCTCAACGGTCATCTCCTCTATGCCCTCGCCGACGGCGAGTACGGCATCGCCAACGCGTGGCTGGAGCGGCAAGGGATCTTCGCCCTGGTCTCCGAAGGTGTCACCCAGTGGCGGGAGAACGGACAGGGCTCGATCGACGACCTGTTCGACCAGGTCGAGTCGCGGTTCGTGGCCGCCTGGGAGGACGACGCCGGCCTGATGACCTACAGCGATGCCGTGGCCGAAGTGCTGGCGTTCGGCGAAAGCGAAGGCGAGCCGGCGAGCATGAGCCCCGACGAGTGGCGCCGGTTCGCCGCGCGGACGTCGCACTACGCGGCCCGGGAGAAGGCGCGGGAGTTGGGCGCCGACGCGCAATGGAGCCCGGAACTTGCGAGGACCCCGGAGGGCTATTACCAGGTCCGCGGCGGCATCCCGTATGCGATCGCGAAGTCGCTGGCGGCCGCGCCGTTCGCCGACATCCTCTGGATGGAAACGAAGACCGCGGATCTGGCCGACGCCAAACAGTTCGCCGACGCGATCCACGCCGAATTCCCCGACCAGATGCTGGCCTACAACCTGTCGCCGTCGTTCAACTGGGACACCACCGGCATGACCGACGAAGAGATGAAGCAGTTCCCGGTGGAGCTCGGCAAGATGGGCTTCGTCTTCAACTTCATCACCTACGGCGGACACCAGATCGACGGCGTCGCCGCCGAGGAGTTCGCGACCAACCTCCGACAGGACGGCATGCTGGCGCTGGCTCGTTTGCAGCGCAAGATGCGCCTGGTCGAATCGCCGTACCGGACGCCGCAGACGCTGGTCGGCGGGCCGCGCAGCGACGCCGCGCTGGCCGCCTCGTCGGGCCGCACCGCGACCACGAAGGCAATGGGCAAGGGCTCGACCCAGCACCAGCACCTGGTCCAGACCGAGGTGCCGAAGAAGCTGCTGGAGGAGTGGCTGGCGCTGTGGAGCGAGCACTACCAGCTGGACGAAAAGCTCCGTGTGACGCTGCGGCCGCGCCGCGCCGGATCGGACGTGCTCGAACTCGGGATCCTCGGCAACGACGATGAGCAGCTGGCCAATGTGATCGTCGATCCGATCAAGGACCGGCACGGCCGCAGCATCCTGCAGGTGCGCGACCAGAACACCTTCGCCGAGAAGCTGCGGCAGAAGCGGCTGATGACCTTGATCCACCTCTGGCTGGTGAACCGCTTCAAGGCCGACGCGGTCTACTACGTGACACCGACCGAGGACAACCTCTATCAGACCGAGAAGATGAAGTCCCACGGCATCTTCAGCGAGGTCTACCCGGAGGTCGGCGAGATCATTGTTGCCGAGGTGAACAAGCCGCGTATCGCCGAGCTGCTCAAGCCCGATCGGGTGGCGCTGCGGAAGCTGATCACCAAGGACGACTAG
- a CDS encoding MBL fold metallo-hydrolase — MRFAWERLTPSVHRCRLAFCDVTVGLVRGRAGALLVDSGTTMTEAAAIDEDVRELTGGPVTHIVLTHKHFDHVLGSAFFTDADIYCAPEVVDYLSSAHDRIRAHALSYGADAAEIDRAIAALRPPQHGLYDATIDLGDRDVRVTHPGRGHTTSDLIVVVPGLDDHDHREVVFTGDLVEESADPWIDADSDLVAWPATLDRVGAIGGRETIYVPGHGKIVDAEFIRRQRAWLQQRSS; from the coding sequence GTGCGCTTCGCCTGGGAACGACTGACCCCCAGCGTGCACCGCTGCCGGCTTGCGTTCTGCGACGTCACCGTCGGGCTGGTGCGCGGACGTGCTGGCGCCTTACTTGTCGATAGTGGCACCACGATGACCGAGGCGGCCGCGATCGACGAGGACGTCCGAGAGCTCACCGGGGGCCCGGTCACCCATATTGTGCTGACGCACAAGCATTTCGACCACGTTCTGGGTTCCGCATTCTTCACGGACGCCGACATCTACTGCGCGCCGGAAGTTGTCGACTACCTGTCGTCGGCCCACGACCGGATTCGCGCCCATGCCCTGAGTTATGGTGCCGACGCCGCCGAGATCGACCGGGCAATCGCGGCGTTGCGGCCGCCGCAGCACGGCCTCTATGACGCCACTATCGACCTGGGCGACCGCGATGTGCGGGTCACTCACCCGGGTCGCGGCCACACCACGTCGGACCTGATCGTGGTGGTGCCGGGGCTGGACGATCACGATCACCGCGAGGTGGTGTTCACCGGTGACCTCGTCGAAGAGTCCGCCGACCCGTGGATCGATGCCGACTCCGATCTGGTGGCCTGGCCGGCAACGCTTGATCGGGTGGGGGCGATCGGTGGGCGAGAAACGATCTACGTCCCGGGTCACGGGAAGATCGTCGACGCGGAGTTCATCCGCCGCCAGCGGGCTTGGTTACAACAACGTTCAAGCTAG
- a CDS encoding ArsR/SmtB family transcription factor, whose amino-acid sequence MATPDRVFLALANPVRRELLEILTRQQLSAGELSDRFELSRPAVAEHLKVLRDAGLVADEPQGRRRIYRLTAEPLAELGEWLHPFEKFWRGRLAALADAAEELE is encoded by the coding sequence GTGGCGACTCCGGATCGCGTCTTTCTCGCCCTGGCGAACCCGGTGCGACGCGAGCTATTGGAGATTCTGACGCGGCAGCAACTTTCCGCGGGCGAACTCAGCGACCGGTTCGAACTCAGTCGCCCCGCGGTCGCCGAGCATCTCAAGGTGCTCCGCGACGCCGGGCTGGTCGCCGACGAACCGCAAGGCCGCCGCCGCATCTACCGCCTCACCGCGGAGCCGCTCGCCGAGCTCGGCGAGTGGCTGCATCCCTTCGAGAAGTTCTGGCGCGGACGGCTGGCCGCGCTCGCCGACGCGGCAGAGGAGCTGGAATGA
- a CDS encoding SRPBCC family protein: MNQTTSPATIRVEQFVAAPPEKVWRLLTEPDLLRLWWADGQVAAVVGHQFTLDMPGYGKQPCKVLEVDAPRRFVYTFTSAWTLRWRLEPEGTGTRVFLEHSGFDLNDTRMAAAFDRMGPGWRDVILPRLAESATPA; encoded by the coding sequence ATGAACCAGACGACATCACCCGCGACCATCAGGGTCGAGCAATTCGTGGCCGCGCCGCCGGAGAAGGTCTGGCGATTGCTGACCGAACCCGATCTGCTGCGGCTCTGGTGGGCCGACGGTCAGGTGGCGGCGGTCGTCGGCCACCAATTCACCCTCGACATGCCCGGCTACGGCAAGCAACCCTGCAAGGTGCTCGAGGTCGACGCACCGCGCCGTTTCGTCTACACGTTCACCTCCGCGTGGACGCTGCGCTGGCGCCTGGAACCCGAGGGCACCGGCACCCGAGTGTTCTTGGAGCACAGTGGGTTTGACCTGAACGACACGAGGATGGCGGCGGCCTTCGACCGCATGGGACCCGGGTGGCGCGACGTCATCCTCCCCCGCCTCGCCGAATCCGCCACACCGGCGTAG
- a CDS encoding synaptic vesicle VAT-1 family membrane protein produces MRAVVITKHGDPSVLQVQQRPYPPAPGPGQLQVAVRAAGVNFADHLARVGLYPDAPKLPAVVGYEVAGIVAAVGDDVDPGRVGERVLAGTRFGGYAETVNVAATDSVVLPDTLSFEQGAAVPVNYATAWAALHGYGSLRRGERVLIHAAAGGVGTAAIQFAKAAGAEVHGTASPAKHQRLAELGVDRAIDYRRDGWWKDVGPYDLILDALGGTSLRRSYELLRPGGRLVGYGVSSLQEGEKRSLRRAAPQVLSMLRGFNLMDQLSASKAVIGLNMLRLWDDRGTLEPWITPLTQALQDGTITPIVHAAVPFDEAPTAHRILAARENIGKVVLVP; encoded by the coding sequence ATGCGCGCAGTCGTCATCACCAAGCACGGGGATCCATCGGTCTTGCAGGTGCAGCAGCGCCCGTACCCACCCGCGCCGGGGCCGGGCCAGCTGCAGGTCGCGGTACGTGCGGCGGGGGTGAATTTCGCCGATCACCTCGCTCGGGTCGGGCTGTATCCCGACGCGCCGAAACTTCCGGCGGTCGTCGGTTACGAAGTCGCCGGCATCGTCGCTGCCGTCGGCGACGACGTCGACCCCGGCCGCGTCGGCGAACGGGTCTTGGCCGGAACACGATTCGGCGGCTACGCCGAAACCGTCAACGTGGCCGCCACCGATTCCGTGGTCCTGCCCGACACGCTGAGCTTCGAGCAGGGCGCTGCCGTCCCGGTCAACTACGCAACCGCCTGGGCTGCGCTACACGGCTACGGTTCACTGCGCCGTGGCGAGCGGGTGTTGATTCACGCCGCGGCCGGAGGCGTTGGGACGGCGGCCATCCAGTTCGCCAAGGCAGCCGGTGCCGAGGTCCATGGCACTGCGTCTCCGGCCAAACATCAGCGGCTCGCGGAGCTCGGCGTGGACCGTGCGATCGACTACCGCCGCGATGGCTGGTGGAAGGACGTCGGCCCCTACGACCTGATCCTCGACGCCCTGGGCGGGACGTCGCTGCGGCGGTCGTATGAGTTACTGCGGCCCGGCGGAAGGCTTGTGGGATATGGGGTTTCGTCGCTACAGGAGGGCGAGAAGCGCTCGCTGCGCCGGGCGGCCCCGCAGGTGTTGTCGATGCTGCGCGGTTTCAACCTGATGGACCAACTCTCGGCGTCGAAGGCCGTGATCGGCCTGAACATGCTGCGATTGTGGGACGATCGCGGCACGCTGGAACCATGGATCACTCCGCTGACCCAGGCCTTGCAGGACGGCACCATTACGCCGATCGTGCACGCGGCCGTCCCGTTCGACGAAGCGCCGACCGCTCACCGAATTCTGGCGGCGCGGGAGAACATCGGAAAGGTGGTCCTGGTCCCATGA
- a CDS encoding YbhB/YbcL family Raf kinase inhibitor-like protein yields the protein MNLTLRRIAVGGLALVLAAGGGVAHAAPDSPLTISSPAFADGAPIPSLYTCKGMDMSPPLTWSAPLGAALVVDDPDAPGGTYIHWIVIGIAPGSGSIGDGGTPRGGVTLPNSNGQDLYGGPCPPPGSGVHHYRFTLYQLPNDYQLPRGLAGVQAAQTIAGAATAQAQLTGTFSR from the coding sequence ATGAACCTGACACTTCGGCGTATCGCCGTCGGCGGGCTGGCGTTGGTGCTCGCGGCCGGCGGCGGTGTGGCGCACGCGGCGCCGGACTCACCGCTGACAATCAGTAGTCCGGCCTTCGCCGACGGTGCGCCGATTCCGTCGCTGTACACCTGCAAAGGGATGGACATGTCCCCACCTTTGACCTGGTCGGCGCCGTTGGGAGCGGCCCTCGTCGTCGACGATCCCGATGCGCCCGGCGGAACATACATCCACTGGATCGTGATCGGAATCGCCCCGGGTTCGGGCAGCATCGGCGACGGCGGGACTCCACGTGGAGGGGTCACTTTGCCGAACTCCAACGGCCAGGACCTGTACGGCGGGCCCTGCCCGCCGCCCGGTAGCGGAGTGCACCACTACCGGTTCACCCTGTACCAGCTTCCCAACGACTACCAGTTGCCCCGTGGACTGGCCGGCGTGCAGGCCGCCCAGACCATTGCCGGCGCCGCGACCGCGCAGGCGCAGCTGACCGGAACGTTCAGCAGATGA
- a CDS encoding phytoene desaturase family protein gives MSKTEYDAIVVGAGHNGLTAAAILQRAGLRTVCLEANTYAGGMAATVELIDGFHYEIAGSVQFPMASQLTKDLGLDTLPAIEPDVMSVNIGENGEEPMIFYRDPMQLMTHLGEKHGVEAVMGMAELIGWSQAPARALGRFDVCQPPKTIDEMYACATNDAERRAIHEMLFGASMDVIDRYLPDKDKHAVMRGMLAFLAVNSTYRGPYTPGSAACLAFALAVPDDSTAMMTKLKGGIGALTQHLRELFVSHGGELRFRTKAEEILVEYQKVSGVRLRDGSTISAPIVVSNLSPDVTLTELIAPEHVPAELVSRVSGRDHRASFVQLHFALDGLPEFAPPYEFLNEEGMQQSVGIFGSPEEQQRQWEVCRRGLVPDNPSMGMQIPSVHDPAMAPPGKHAASAFAYAFPVEVDRDQHGHLKNDMAQRVIDKITKFAPNFKDIMIRHITFAPYHMNTMFGAPAGDFCHGLLHPDLMGPNRPGPKGFLDMPIPIDGLYLGSAGCHGGPGITFTPGYNAAYQILDDR, from the coding sequence ATGAGCAAGACGGAATACGACGCAATCGTGGTGGGCGCCGGGCACAACGGGCTTACCGCCGCGGCGATCCTGCAGCGCGCCGGCCTACGAACCGTGTGCCTGGAGGCCAATACGTACGCGGGCGGCATGGCGGCGACGGTCGAACTGATCGACGGCTTCCACTATGAGATCGCCGGCTCGGTGCAGTTCCCGATGGCAAGTCAACTCACCAAAGACCTCGGACTCGACACGCTGCCCGCGATCGAGCCCGACGTGATGTCGGTCAACATCGGCGAAAACGGTGAAGAGCCGATGATCTTCTATCGCGACCCGATGCAGCTGATGACCCACCTAGGCGAGAAGCACGGCGTCGAAGCCGTCATGGGCATGGCCGAGCTGATCGGCTGGAGCCAGGCACCCGCACGGGCGCTCGGCCGCTTCGACGTGTGCCAGCCACCCAAGACGATCGACGAAATGTACGCCTGCGCAACCAACGACGCCGAGCGCCGAGCGATTCACGAAATGCTGTTCGGCGCGTCGATGGACGTGATCGACCGCTATCTGCCGGACAAGGACAAGCACGCGGTGATGCGCGGAATGCTGGCGTTCCTGGCCGTCAACTCCACCTACCGCGGCCCCTACACCCCGGGCAGTGCCGCGTGCCTGGCGTTCGCGCTTGCGGTGCCCGACGACAGCACCGCGATGATGACCAAGCTCAAGGGCGGCATCGGCGCGCTCACCCAACACCTGCGCGAGCTTTTCGTATCCCATGGCGGCGAGCTCCGCTTCCGCACCAAGGCCGAGGAGATCCTCGTCGAGTATCAGAAGGTGTCCGGCGTCCGGCTGCGGGACGGTTCGACGATCTCGGCGCCGATCGTGGTGTCGAATCTGTCGCCCGACGTGACTCTCACCGAGCTCATCGCACCCGAACACGTTCCCGCGGAACTGGTCTCCCGGGTCTCCGGGCGCGACCACCGCGCCTCATTCGTACAACTTCATTTCGCGCTGGACGGGCTGCCCGAGTTCGCGCCACCGTATGAATTCCTCAACGAGGAGGGCATGCAACAGTCGGTCGGGATCTTCGGCTCACCCGAAGAGCAGCAGCGGCAGTGGGAGGTCTGCCGACGGGGCCTCGTTCCGGACAACCCGTCGATGGGAATGCAGATCCCGTCGGTGCACGATCCCGCCATGGCGCCGCCCGGCAAGCACGCGGCGAGCGCATTCGCCTATGCATTCCCCGTCGAAGTCGACCGGGACCAGCATGGCCACCTGAAAAACGATATGGCACAGCGTGTTATCGACAAGATCACCAAGTTCGCGCCGAACTTCAAGGACATCATGATCCGCCATATCACGTTCGCGCCGTACCACATGAACACGATGTTCGGCGCACCCGCCGGCGACTTCTGCCACGGTCTGTTGCACCCGGATCTGATGGGGCCCAACCGTCCCGGCCCGAAAGGCTTCCTCGACATGCCGATTCCGATCGATGGCCTGTACCTGGGCAGCGCGGGATGCCATGGCGGCCCGGGTATTACGTTCACTCCCGGCTACAACGCGGCCTATCAGATTCTGGACGACCGATAG
- a CDS encoding TetR/AcrR family transcriptional regulator, translating into MTVLAGRPANRHELRRRSTHEALRQAALKCFAHKGFANVTVTELAAEAGVTERTFFRHFPTKESVLFQDYETQLQWLAEALAQRPASESLFDAVLASVAAFPHDLEVVRQAATARTELISAERIAGHLRVVQSSFAAVLTDFVTKRNPDAPDIELGAEVAGSALAAALVVAVEHWGRNGCTDDLGGLVAASLDLVRSGLAPLA; encoded by the coding sequence ATGACTGTGCTAGCCGGTAGGCCGGCCAACCGCCACGAGCTGCGTCGACGATCGACGCACGAGGCGCTGCGCCAAGCCGCGCTAAAGTGCTTCGCCCACAAGGGCTTTGCGAACGTGACGGTCACGGAGTTGGCGGCCGAGGCCGGTGTCACCGAACGCACCTTCTTCCGGCACTTCCCGACCAAGGAGTCGGTGCTGTTCCAGGACTACGAGACGCAGTTGCAATGGCTGGCCGAGGCACTCGCGCAACGACCGGCTTCCGAGTCGCTCTTCGATGCCGTGCTGGCCAGTGTTGCGGCCTTCCCGCACGACCTCGAAGTGGTCCGGCAGGCCGCGACCGCGCGCACCGAGTTGATCAGCGCCGAGCGCATCGCCGGCCATTTACGGGTGGTGCAATCCTCGTTCGCCGCGGTGCTGACGGATTTCGTCACCAAACGGAACCCGGACGCGCCCGACATCGAGCTGGGCGCCGAGGTCGCGGGCTCCGCATTGGCCGCGGCTCTCGTTGTGGCAGTGGAGCATTGGGGCCGCAACGGCTGTACCGACGACCTCGGCGGGCTGGTGGCGGCCAGCCTGGATTTGGTCCGCTCGGGCCTGGCGCCGTTGGCTTAG